Proteins encoded together in one Nostoc sp. PCC 7524 window:
- a CDS encoding dihydroorotate dehydrogenase-like protein, whose amino-acid sequence MDLTTTYMGMKLRSPLVPSASPLSADIDNIVWMEDAGAGAIVLPSLFEEQLTMESHELHHHLTYGTESFPESLTYFPEPENFRLGPDEYLDLIYKAKQKVKIPIIASLNGVSLDGWTDYARMIEQAGASGLELNIYSVQTNLEITSEQIEQNYINMFKVVKAAVAIPVSVKLSPYFTNMANMAKRLDDAGADALVLFNRFYQPDINIETLEVEPHVLLSTPQALRLPLRWIAILYDRINADLAATSGIHNAHDVLKMLMAGANITMLCSVLLRHGINHLRCIEQEMCQWMEKHEYESLQQLQGSMSQKNCPNPSAFERAQYMRALQTYKAEWGRIYEPSHYHG is encoded by the coding sequence ATGGACTTAACAACTACATATATGGGGATGAAATTGCGATCGCCACTTGTGCCGTCAGCATCTCCCCTATCGGCAGACATTGATAATATTGTCTGGATGGAAGACGCAGGTGCAGGAGCGATTGTACTTCCTTCACTGTTTGAAGAACAGTTGACTATGGAAAGTCATGAACTGCATCATCATCTGACCTATGGTACAGAAAGTTTTCCTGAGTCTTTAACCTATTTTCCCGAACCGGAAAACTTTCGTCTTGGCCCCGACGAATACCTGGATTTAATTTACAAAGCCAAACAAAAAGTCAAAATTCCCATCATTGCCAGCCTCAACGGTGTGTCATTAGATGGCTGGACTGACTACGCCAGAATGATTGAGCAGGCAGGAGCATCAGGGCTGGAATTAAACATTTACTCTGTGCAAACCAACCTAGAAATCACGAGCGAGCAGATAGAACAGAACTATATCAATATGTTCAAGGTAGTCAAAGCCGCCGTAGCAATTCCCGTATCAGTGAAGCTTAGTCCTTATTTTACTAATATGGCAAACATGGCGAAGCGTTTAGATGATGCTGGCGCTGATGCTTTAGTGCTGTTTAACCGCTTTTATCAGCCAGATATTAACATAGAAACTCTAGAGGTAGAACCCCATGTACTATTAAGTACACCCCAAGCCCTACGTTTACCTTTGCGCTGGATTGCCATCCTTTACGATCGCATCAATGCTGACTTAGCCGCTACCAGTGGCATTCATAACGCCCATGATGTTTTAAAAATGCTGATGGCTGGCGCAAACATCACCATGCTATGTTCCGTGTTATTACGACATGGCATTAATCATTTGCGATGTATAGAACAGGAAATGTGCCAATGGATGGAAAAGCACGAGTACGAATCCTTACAACAGTTGCAAGGCAGCATGAGCCAGAAAAACTGTCCTAACCCCAGCGCCTTTGAACGCGCTCAATATATGCGAGCATTGCAAACTTACAAAGCCGAATGGGGCAGGATTTACGAACCATCTCATTATCACGGATGA
- a CDS encoding type II toxin-antitoxin system VapC family toxin, whose protein sequence is MFIPDTVILETEWVLRFAYKFTPEQICVALQKLFGLVNVHLSDANLIAQILQWYEAGLDFADAFHLAQAQNYTHLYTFDEKFVKRAKGLTNCEVKVP, encoded by the coding sequence ATTTTCATACCAGATACAGTCATTCTGGAAACGGAATGGGTACTCAGGTTTGCCTATAAATTTACACCAGAACAAATATGTGTAGCATTGCAGAAACTTTTTGGTTTAGTAAATGTTCACTTGAGCGATGCCAATTTAATTGCTCAAATATTGCAATGGTATGAGGCAGGTTTAGACTTCGCAGATGCGTTTCATCTCGCCCAAGCTCAGAATTACACGCATCTTTACACTTTTGATGAGAAATTTGTCAAACGAGCCAAAGGACTAACAAACTGCGAAGTCAAAGTACCATAA
- the nifJ gene encoding pyruvate:ferredoxin (flavodoxin) oxidoreductase, translating to MNKRNFATIDGNEAVAQVVYRLNEVIAIYPITPSSPMAEWSDAWASEGKPNIWGSIPTVVQMQSEGGVAGAVHGALQTGSLTTTFTASQGLLLMIPNMYKIAGELTPTVFHIAARSLAAQALSIFGDHSDVMACRGTGFAMLCAASVQEALDFALISTKATLESRIPFLHFFDGFRTSHEVNKVELLTDSDLQAFIPQELVIAHRSRALTPDKPVLRGTAQNPDVYFQARETVNPYYLACPDITQKVMDEFAQLTGRQYQLFEYHGNPAAERVIVLMSSGCETVHETVDYLNAQGEKVGVLKVRLYRPFDNQRFLAALPATIRSIAVLDRTKEPGASGEPLYLDVVTALHEAWVTRNNSPLLPTPQSPVPKVVGGRYGLSSKEFTPAMVKGIFDNLAQATPKNHFTIGINDDVTYSSLDYDPNFSIEPDNIVRAIFYGLGSDGTVGANKNSIKIIGEETSNYAQGYFVYDSKKSGSVTVSHLRFGSQPIRSTYLITKANFVACHQWEFLEKFPILRDIVPGGTLLLNAPYDKEEVWQQLPDAIKAQIQEKQLKVYGINAYKVAHDAGMGNRINTVMQVCFFALSGVLPRAEAIEEIKKSIRKTYGKKGEQIVQMNIQAVDSTLENLYELEIQPESSQSPVPSPQSPVPETAPSFVRDVLGKMIARAGDELPVSALPVDGTYPTGTAKWEKRNIAQEIPVWDTNVCIQCGKCVMVCPHSVIRSKVYEPEQLENAPPTFKSANAKDHDWHDLKFTIQVAAEDCTGCGICVDVCPAKNKAEPRKKAINMEPQLPLRDAERENWDFFLSLPNPDRRDLKLNHINQQQMQEPLFEFSGACAGCGETPYIKLATQLFGDRMIVANATGCSSIYGGNLPTTPWTFNAEGRGPAWSNSLFEDNAEFGLGFRISIDKQTEFAVELLQQLATEVGTELVEDILNCHQKDVHEVSQREADIWEQRDRVKILKQRLATIVSDNPKAQQLLSLADYLVKKSVWIIGGDGWAYDIGFGGLDHVMASGRNVNILVLDTEVYSNTGGQMSKSTPKGAVAKFAAGGKPAVKKDLGLIAMTYGNVYVASVAMGARDEHTLKAFLEAEAYDGPSLIIAYSHCIAHGINISTAMQNQKAAVDSGRWLLYRYHPDLVKQGKNPLQLDSRTPKLPIEESMYLENRFKMLTKINPETAKQLLQEAQHDVNARWRMYQYLAARTVTNGTHNTSNGKDVSNSQGVGV from the coding sequence ATGAACAAGAGAAACTTTGCAACTATAGACGGCAATGAGGCGGTTGCCCAAGTTGTTTATCGACTGAATGAAGTTATCGCCATTTATCCGATTACGCCGTCTTCTCCGATGGCAGAATGGTCAGATGCTTGGGCTAGCGAAGGCAAACCTAATATTTGGGGGAGTATACCAACAGTAGTACAGATGCAAAGCGAGGGCGGGGTTGCTGGTGCAGTACACGGTGCTTTGCAAACTGGCTCACTGACGACGACATTTACGGCATCTCAGGGATTATTGCTGATGATCCCAAATATGTATAAGATTGCCGGCGAACTTACACCTACAGTATTTCATATTGCGGCGCGATCGCTAGCGGCTCAAGCCCTCTCGATTTTCGGCGACCATAGTGATGTTATGGCTTGCCGTGGTACTGGTTTTGCTATGTTATGTGCAGCTTCTGTCCAAGAAGCCCTAGATTTTGCGTTAATTTCTACAAAAGCAACCTTAGAATCACGGATACCTTTCTTACACTTTTTTGACGGTTTCCGTACTTCCCATGAAGTTAATAAAGTTGAACTATTAACAGACTCAGACTTACAAGCATTCATCCCTCAAGAATTAGTCATTGCCCATCGTTCACGCGCTCTCACCCCAGATAAGCCCGTGTTACGTGGCACAGCCCAAAACCCTGATGTCTATTTTCAAGCTAGAGAAACCGTTAATCCCTATTATTTAGCTTGTCCAGACATCACCCAAAAAGTGATGGACGAATTCGCTCAACTGACTGGAAGACAATATCAACTATTTGAATATCACGGCAACCCCGCAGCCGAACGCGTCATAGTCCTCATGAGTTCTGGTTGTGAGACAGTCCATGAAACCGTAGACTATCTCAATGCACAAGGGGAAAAGGTCGGTGTATTAAAAGTGCGCTTATATCGCCCCTTTGATAACCAAAGATTCCTCGCCGCTTTACCAGCCACAATTCGCAGCATCGCCGTTTTAGACCGTACCAAAGAACCAGGCGCATCGGGTGAACCGTTGTATTTAGATGTAGTCACAGCGTTGCATGAAGCATGGGTAACTAGAAATAATTCCCCACTACTCCCCACTCCCCAATCCCCAGTCCCCAAAGTTGTTGGTGGTCGTTATGGCTTATCATCAAAAGAATTTACACCAGCAATGGTGAAGGGTATTTTTGATAACTTAGCCCAAGCTACACCGAAAAATCATTTCACCATCGGCATTAATGATGATGTCACCTACAGTAGCTTAGATTATGACCCTAATTTCAGCATTGAACCGGACAATATAGTTAGAGCCATCTTCTACGGCTTAGGTTCTGATGGGACGGTGGGCGCGAATAAAAACTCCATTAAGATTATTGGGGAAGAAACTAGCAATTATGCCCAAGGCTACTTTGTTTACGACTCGAAAAAATCTGGTTCTGTCACCGTTTCACACCTCCGCTTTGGTTCCCAACCCATCCGTTCGACATATTTAATCACCAAAGCTAACTTTGTCGCTTGTCATCAATGGGAATTTCTAGAAAAATTCCCCATCCTGCGGGACATTGTACCGGGCGGCACTTTGTTATTAAATGCTCCCTACGACAAAGAAGAAGTTTGGCAACAGCTACCGGATGCTATCAAAGCTCAAATTCAAGAGAAACAACTCAAAGTTTATGGGATTAACGCCTACAAAGTAGCCCATGACGCAGGGATGGGCAACAGAATTAACACAGTCATGCAAGTCTGTTTCTTTGCCCTGTCTGGTGTATTGCCCAGAGCAGAAGCCATTGAGGAAATTAAGAAATCAATCCGCAAGACATACGGTAAAAAAGGCGAGCAAATCGTCCAGATGAATATCCAGGCGGTTGATTCTACCTTGGAAAACCTCTATGAACTAGAAATTCAGCCTGAATCTTCCCAATCCCCAGTCCCCAGTCCCCAATCCCCAGTCCCCGAAACAGCTCCATCTTTTGTCCGTGATGTGCTGGGTAAAATGATTGCTCGTGCAGGGGATGAGTTACCTGTGAGTGCTTTACCTGTTGATGGGACATATCCTACAGGTACGGCGAAATGGGAAAAACGCAATATTGCCCAAGAAATTCCGGTTTGGGATACTAATGTCTGCATTCAATGCGGTAAGTGTGTGATGGTTTGCCCCCACAGTGTGATCCGCAGTAAGGTTTATGAACCAGAACAATTAGAAAATGCCCCACCCACCTTTAAGAGTGCCAATGCGAAAGATCATGATTGGCATGATTTGAAATTCACTATCCAAGTAGCAGCCGAAGATTGTACTGGTTGCGGTATTTGTGTGGATGTCTGCCCGGCGAAGAATAAGGCAGAACCACGGAAGAAAGCTATTAATATGGAACCACAATTACCACTGCGGGATGCAGAGCGGGAAAATTGGGATTTCTTCTTGAGTCTGCCTAACCCTGACAGACGGGATTTGAAGCTGAATCATATTAATCAGCAACAGATGCAAGAACCGTTGTTTGAATTCTCTGGGGCTTGTGCGGGTTGTGGTGAGACACCCTATATTAAGTTAGCCACACAATTGTTCGGCGATCGCATGATTGTTGCTAACGCCACCGGTTGTTCTTCCATCTACGGCGGCAATTTACCCACCACCCCCTGGACATTCAACGCTGAAGGACGAGGCCCGGCTTGGTCTAATAGTTTATTTGAAGATAACGCCGAATTTGGCTTGGGTTTCCGTATCTCTATAGATAAACAAACGGAATTTGCAGTGGAATTACTGCAACAGTTGGCTACGGAGGTTGGTACAGAATTAGTTGAAGATATCCTCAATTGTCACCAAAAAGATGTTCACGAAGTGTCTCAAAGAGAGGCAGATATTTGGGAACAACGCGATCGCGTTAAAATTCTTAAACAACGGTTAGCCACAATTGTTAGCGATAACCCCAAAGCACAACAACTTTTAAGTCTTGCCGATTACTTAGTGAAAAAGAGTGTGTGGATTATCGGTGGTGACGGTTGGGCTTATGATATCGGTTTTGGGGGATTAGATCACGTCATGGCCAGTGGTCGCAACGTGAATATTCTCGTTCTCGACACTGAGGTATATTCTAATACTGGCGGACAAATGTCCAAATCTACACCCAAGGGGGCTGTCGCTAAATTTGCGGCTGGCGGTAAACCTGCGGTGAAAAAAGACTTGGGTTTAATAGCCATGACCTACGGTAATGTTTACGTGGCGAGTGTAGCGATGGGCGCACGAGATGAACATACCCTAAAAGCATTTTTAGAAGCTGAAGCCTATGATGGGCCTTCTCTAATTATTGCCTACAGTCATTGCATAGCTCACGGTATCAATATCAGTACAGCCATGCAGAATCAAAAAGCCGCCGTTGATTCTGGTAGATGGTTACTGTATCGCTATCACCCCGACTTAGTGAAGCAAGGTAAAAATCCTCTACAACTAGACTCCCGTACACCGAAACTCCCGATTGAGGAATCGATGTATCTAGAAAACCGCTTCAAGATGTTAACCAAAATTAACCCAGAGACAGCGAAGCAGTTACTTCAAGAAGCCCAACATGATGTAAACGCCCGGTGGCGGATGTACCAATACTTGGCAGCACGAACAGTAACAAATGGTACTCACAATACATCAAACGGTAAAGATGTATCAAATTCACAGGGTGTAGGAGTATAA
- a CDS encoding helix-turn-helix domain-containing protein: MNIEQFIQRAEALHKQLADLYQTASVLPWIPPDLLPQAFKELYSNSKMVQLAAEELYQQNEELLQTRNLLEAERLHYYELFELAPDGYLVTDLEGMILEANLAAAKLLNAPKHDLVGKSMLNFIRIEEREGFRGELNQLFESDRVRELVLHLQQHHGESFDAALKVAVVRNQHGKTTSLRWLLRHINQHQQQDLGLVNNDEFLSQERPISIYAKGENIPLHPLVIWYVRQGLVKLSTFSETGEEVLIGLVTSKMVFGSGMTSLPIYQATALSDVELVSINASEIAVTPILSHILLPKINQRLKQTESLLVIFGRRRVEERLHNLLQLLKQEVGEPVAEGIRLRVRFTHEDIASACGTTRVTITRLMGKLQQQGLISFDSKKHMILRE; this comes from the coding sequence GTGAACATAGAACAATTTATCCAACGAGCAGAAGCATTACACAAACAGCTAGCAGATTTATATCAAACTGCCAGTGTGTTACCTTGGATTCCACCGGATTTGTTACCCCAAGCGTTTAAAGAACTCTATAGCAATTCCAAAATGGTGCAGTTAGCAGCAGAAGAACTGTATCAACAAAATGAGGAACTTTTACAAACTAGGAATCTGTTAGAAGCGGAACGCCTACATTACTATGAATTATTTGAGTTGGCACCAGATGGCTATTTGGTAACTGATTTAGAAGGGATGATTCTAGAAGCTAACCTTGCCGCAGCTAAGTTGCTCAATGCTCCCAAGCATGACTTAGTAGGCAAATCGATGCTGAACTTTATCCGCATTGAAGAAAGAGAAGGCTTTAGGGGTGAACTCAACCAATTATTTGAGTCTGACAGGGTGAGAGAGTTAGTGTTACATCTACAGCAACATCATGGTGAATCATTTGATGCAGCTTTGAAGGTGGCTGTAGTTCGTAATCAACATGGTAAGACAACCTCTTTACGTTGGTTACTGCGTCATATCAATCAACACCAGCAACAAGACTTAGGATTAGTCAATAATGATGAATTCCTCAGTCAAGAGCGCCCCATTTCTATATATGCTAAAGGTGAAAACATTCCTCTACACCCCTTAGTAATTTGGTATGTTCGCCAAGGGTTAGTCAAACTCAGTACCTTTTCTGAGACAGGGGAAGAAGTTCTGATAGGGTTAGTAACATCCAAAATGGTGTTTGGCTCTGGTATGACATCTCTACCTATTTACCAAGCTACAGCCCTCTCAGATGTAGAACTCGTATCAATTAATGCCAGTGAAATAGCAGTAACTCCCATCCTGAGCCATATTCTATTACCAAAAATCAATCAGAGGTTAAAGCAAACTGAATCTTTGTTAGTAATTTTTGGTAGACGAAGAGTGGAAGAACGCCTGCATAATCTATTGCAACTCTTGAAACAAGAAGTTGGTGAACCAGTAGCAGAAGGAATTCGCTTACGTGTTCGCTTCACTCATGAAGATATTGCTAGTGCTTGTGGTACTACGAGAGTCACCATCACACGACTGATGGGCAAATTACAACAACAAGGGTTAATTAGTTTTGACTCGAAAAAACACATGATACTGAGGGAGTAG
- a CDS encoding PAS domain S-box protein, whose translation MKTDELTMPFNERLIDLPNPYHVINRYPLTIDSDSYVADAISLMNQKSTKNWPLTQLNSRHWHLQNTSCILVVDSGQLLGIFTKQDIVRLAASGINFSEVKMAQVMTQPVITMKLSQFQNLFTALSLLQQHQIGHLPIVNDEGELLGLVTTTSLLQGFNQLQIVSIGEALQKPQDELKQQIKMALHCPTHRHFQLVEATPELELSYECLQQEIIERQKVEAALLESEAKFRQFAENHQAVIWIESTSSRQLLYVNPAYEKVWGRSCESLRSHPESWMEAVHPEDRDRIQAEVKKYILGEPTEIEYRIVRPDGSVRWIWDRCFPMSSEAGKIYCYAGMAEDITARKQAEESLRQSEERLSLALTAARMGLFDWNLVSNAAIWSANMGPLYGLPCGTPCPSLEEFINLVHSEDRQLFIQAVQQSIEQKQEFAIEYRVVWPDGSIHWLSSKAVTYCDKLGKPIRMVGTTRDINDRKQAEIALRDSEERYRSVVTALQEGVVLNDRQGKIIACNASAEKILGLSQHQILGRVCGDGSWHTIYEDGSPFPEEEHPAVVTLHTGKPCTNVVMGVHKPNGQISWIAINSQPLVRENETSPYAVVTSFSDISDRKQAEQKIREQAALLDIATDAIFVKDLKNQILFWNQGAERLYGWSAQEVISKNTQELLSHKLQVAPVDAEALKIVLQTGMWHGELEKVTKCGKDIIVESRWTLMRDAAGQPKSILIVDTDITQKKQLEEQFFRAQRLESLGTLAGGIAHDLNNILTPIMVSSQLLKTRIQENPERSQQLIEIVENNAKRGAALVKQVLSFARGFKGERTIVQLKHLIADIILIGKQTFPKSIEFTTHLSSDLWAVSGDITQLHQVLMNLVVNARDAMPDGGNITITAKNVFIDEAYASMNLNAKVGHYIQVKVLDTGVGMPPKILDKIFEPFFTTKAVGTGTGLGLATVLGITKSHGGFITVSSKVGQGSQFKLFLPAVQATPDLNTEELEIPQGNGEQILVVDDEPQICEIVKMILENHNYKILTACNGIEAIALYAQQKHQISAVLMDMMMPEMDGATAIRTMQIMKSNVQIIASSGLSSTEGLTTASEMGVQQVLPKPFTAKELLHSLHNVFHGGK comes from the coding sequence ATGAAAACTGACGAATTAACTATGCCATTCAACGAGCGGCTCATCGACTTACCCAATCCATATCATGTCATCAATCGTTATCCGTTGACGATTGACTCTGATAGCTATGTAGCCGATGCCATTAGCTTAATGAATCAAAAAAGCACTAAAAATTGGCCTTTGACGCAGTTAAACTCGCGCCATTGGCATTTACAAAACACAAGTTGTATTTTAGTTGTAGACTCAGGGCAACTCTTAGGCATCTTCACAAAGCAGGATATAGTCAGACTGGCTGCATCAGGCATCAATTTCTCGGAAGTGAAAATGGCTCAAGTCATGACGCAGCCAGTGATCACGATGAAATTGTCCCAGTTTCAGAACCTCTTCACAGCCTTATCATTATTGCAACAGCATCAGATTGGGCATTTACCAATTGTGAACGATGAGGGGGAACTGCTAGGACTTGTCACTACCACCAGTTTGTTGCAAGGATTTAACCAGTTACAAATAGTCAGCATTGGTGAAGCTTTGCAAAAACCGCAAGATGAACTAAAGCAGCAAATCAAGATGGCGTTACACTGCCCAACTCACAGGCATTTTCAACTGGTAGAGGCTACACCAGAATTGGAATTATCCTATGAGTGTTTGCAACAAGAAATCATCGAGCGCCAAAAAGTTGAAGCAGCATTATTAGAAAGTGAGGCAAAATTTCGCCAATTTGCAGAAAACCATCAAGCCGTTATTTGGATAGAAAGCACTAGCTCTAGACAGTTATTGTATGTTAACCCAGCTTACGAAAAAGTTTGGGGACGCTCTTGTGAGAGTTTACGCAGCCATCCTGAGTCTTGGATGGAAGCTGTACACCCAGAAGATCGCGATCGCATTCAGGCAGAAGTAAAAAAATATATTCTTGGAGAGCCTACAGAGATAGAATACCGAATTGTGCGCCCTGATGGCTCAGTGCGTTGGATTTGGGATCGTTGTTTTCCCATGAGTAGCGAGGCAGGAAAAATTTACTGCTATGCTGGCATGGCTGAAGATATCACTGCGCGCAAGCAAGCGGAAGAATCACTGCGTCAAAGCGAGGAAAGATTGAGTTTAGCTCTGACAGCGGCCCGTATGGGGTTATTCGACTGGAATCTTGTGAGTAACGCTGCTATTTGGTCTGCTAACATGGGGCCACTGTATGGCTTACCCTGTGGGACTCCGTGTCCGAGCCTGGAAGAGTTTATTAATTTAGTACATTCAGAAGACAGACAACTTTTCATTCAAGCTGTTCAGCAAAGTATCGAGCAGAAGCAAGAATTTGCTATTGAATATCGAGTTGTCTGGCCTGATGGTAGCATCCACTGGTTAAGCAGCAAAGCCGTAACTTACTGTGACAAACTCGGTAAGCCGATCAGAATGGTAGGCACAACCAGAGACATCAATGATCGCAAACAAGCAGAAATTGCCCTACGAGACAGTGAAGAACGTTATCGTTCCGTAGTCACAGCCCTACAAGAGGGTGTAGTGCTAAATGATCGGCAGGGGAAAATCATCGCTTGTAATGCCAGTGCAGAGAAGATTTTAGGACTATCTCAACACCAGATTTTGGGGCGTGTATGTGGTGATGGTTCGTGGCATACCATTTATGAAGACGGTTCCCCCTTCCCTGAAGAAGAACATCCCGCAGTGGTGACATTACATACAGGCAAACCCTGCACAAATGTAGTCATGGGGGTTCACAAGCCCAACGGACAAATCAGTTGGATTGCAATTAATTCCCAACCCCTAGTGCGGGAAAATGAAACCAGTCCTTATGCAGTCGTTACTTCCTTTTCCGACATCAGCGATCGCAAACAAGCTGAACAAAAAATTCGTGAGCAAGCTGCCCTACTAGATATTGCTACTGATGCTATTTTTGTCAAAGACTTAAAAAACCAGATTTTATTCTGGAATCAAGGTGCAGAGCGACTGTATGGTTGGTCAGCCCAGGAGGTAATAAGTAAAAATACCCAAGAGTTATTGAGTCATAAGTTACAAGTAGCTCCAGTTGATGCAGAGGCTCTCAAAATTGTGCTGCAAACTGGGATGTGGCATGGGGAACTAGAAAAAGTAACTAAATGCGGCAAAGACATTATCGTGGAAAGCCGTTGGACATTGATGCGCGACGCAGCCGGTCAACCTAAATCGATTTTGATTGTAGACACCGACATCACTCAGAAAAAACAACTCGAAGAGCAGTTTTTTCGCGCTCAACGCTTAGAAAGCTTAGGCACACTAGCTGGCGGTATTGCCCACGACCTCAATAATATCTTGACACCGATTATGGTATCATCTCAACTCCTCAAAACTAGAATTCAGGAGAATCCAGAGCGATCGCAACAACTTATAGAGATTGTAGAAAACAACGCTAAACGCGGAGCCGCCTTAGTCAAGCAAGTATTATCCTTTGCGCGGGGATTCAAAGGAGAACGCACCATAGTGCAACTCAAACACCTGATTGCTGACATTATCTTAATTGGTAAACAGACCTTTCCTAAATCCATTGAATTTACTACCCACTTATCATCAGACTTATGGGCTGTCTCTGGTGATATTACACAGTTACATCAAGTCCTGATGAACTTGGTAGTTAATGCCCGTGATGCCATGCCTGACGGCGGTAACATCACCATCACAGCGAAAAATGTTTTTATTGATGAAGCCTATGCCAGCATGAATCTCAATGCCAAAGTCGGGCATTACATTCAGGTGAAAGTCCTAGATACAGGTGTGGGGATGCCACCCAAAATATTAGATAAAATTTTTGAGCCATTTTTCACGACAAAAGCCGTAGGTACAGGTACAGGATTAGGGTTGGCAACTGTATTGGGAATCACCAAAAGCCACGGTGGTTTTATCACTGTCTCCAGCAAAGTTGGTCAAGGTAGCCAATTCAAGCTATTCTTGCCAGCAGTACAAGCAACGCCAGATTTAAATACAGAGGAATTAGAAATACCTCAAGGTAATGGAGAACAGATTTTAGTTGTGGATGATGAACCACAAATTTGTGAAATTGTCAAGATGATTCTAGAAAATCACAACTACAAAATTCTCACAGCCTGTAATGGGATTGAAGCGATCGCACTTTATGCCCAACAAAAGCATCAAATCAGCGCCGTCCTCATGGATATGATGATGCCAGAAATGGATGGAGCCACCGCCATCCGCACCATGCAAATAATGAAGTCCAACGTGCAGATTATTGCTTCTAGCGGACTCAGTTCAACCGAAGGCTTAACAACAGCATCTGAGATGGGCGTACAGCAAGTTCTGCCTAAACCTTTTACTGCCAAGGAGTTATTACATAGTTTGCACAATGTATTCCACGGGGGGAAATAG
- a CDS encoding AbrB/MazE/SpoVT family DNA-binding domain-containing protein: protein MEITKLSNEGQVIIPEELRKAHGWEVGQELILIAIGDGILLKPKKPFPETTLDDVAGCLKYQGIPKTLEDMDDAICQGVKESWYDRS, encoded by the coding sequence ATGGAAATTACCAAATTGTCTAATGAAGGACAAGTAATTATTCCTGAAGAACTACGCAAAGCTCACGGTTGGGAAGTTGGACAGGAACTAATACTCATTGCAATCGGTGATGGGATTCTTTTAAAACCCAAAAAACCTTTTCCTGAAACCACTTTGGATGATGTTGCGGGTTGTTTGAAATATCAAGGGATTCCCAAAACTCTTGAAGATATGGATGACGCTATTTGCCAAGGAGTCAAGGAGTCTTGGTATGATCGCAGTTGA
- a CDS encoding ATP-dependent 6-phosphofructokinase, producing the protein MRKRIGILTSGGDCPGLNCVIRAVVSHATLTYDWEVLGIPYATQGLLERQTIALNLHGWDLRGIDPLLNMGGTILGTINKGDTLNRVDEMLASYEALNLDALIAIGGDGSLGIINELAQKGNWNLVAIPKTIDNDVALTERAVGFDTAVNTIVDAINRLTFTAASHDRVMIIEVMGRTAGHLALHAGIAGGADVILIPELAYTIKGLCQHIAELRDRWRRKFAIVVVAEGAKLCMEDICNLREATSSPPSPPSPPSPPSPPSPSSPPSPTPPALKCGKGQYIAEQIALCSGDMIDTRVSVLGHIQRGGIPSALDRLTATVFGKVAVDLVAQGKYGQMLAWQNGQVVSVPIQEAVALSPLHVDPHGYLVQCARSLGIYIGEKT; encoded by the coding sequence ATGCGTAAAAGAATTGGCATTCTCACCAGTGGCGGCGACTGTCCCGGACTCAATTGTGTGATTCGAGCTGTTGTTAGCCATGCAACACTTACTTATGATTGGGAAGTTTTAGGTATTCCCTACGCCACCCAAGGTTTACTGGAGCGTCAAACGATCGCTCTCAATCTCCACGGCTGGGATTTGCGCGGTATTGATCCCTTGCTCAATATGGGTGGGACGATTTTAGGGACGATTAATAAAGGAGATACCTTAAATCGTGTAGATGAGATGCTCGCCAGTTATGAGGCACTAAATTTGGATGCGTTGATTGCGATTGGTGGCGATGGGAGTTTGGGCATTATCAATGAACTGGCTCAAAAGGGTAATTGGAATTTAGTTGCTATTCCCAAAACCATCGATAATGATGTCGCCCTCACAGAACGAGCAGTTGGTTTTGATACGGCTGTGAATACGATTGTTGATGCGATCAATCGTCTCACCTTTACAGCCGCTAGTCACGATCGCGTGATGATTATAGAAGTTATGGGACGCACCGCCGGTCATTTAGCACTCCACGCTGGTATAGCTGGGGGTGCAGATGTGATTTTAATTCCAGAACTAGCATACACAATTAAAGGATTATGTCAACATATAGCCGAACTGCGCGATCGCTGGCGGCGTAAATTTGCGATCGTTGTTGTTGCCGAAGGTGCAAAGTTGTGCATGGAAGATATCTGCAATTTGCGAGAAGCGACCTCATCTCCCCCATCTCCCCCATCTCCCCCATCTCCCCCATCTCCCCCATCCCCCTCATCCCCCCCATCCCCCACTCCCCCCGCCCTCAAATGCGGCAAAGGTCAATATATTGCCGAACAAATTGCCCTATGCAGTGGCGATATGATTGATACGAGGGTTTCGGTTTTAGGGCATATTCAGCGTGGTGGTATACCATCAGCTTTAGATCGCCTCACAGCAACAGTTTTTGGTAAAGTAGCCGTTGATTTAGTTGCTCAAGGCAAGTATGGTCAAATGTTAGCTTGGCAAAATGGGCAAGTTGTCTCTGTTCCCATTCAAGAGGCTGTAGCTCTGAGTCCCTTACACGTAGATCCTCATGGCTATTTAGTCCAATGTGCGCGTTCCTTGGGTATTTATATAGGTGAGAAAACTTGA